In Acanthopagrus latus isolate v.2019 chromosome 17, fAcaLat1.1, whole genome shotgun sequence, the following are encoded in one genomic region:
- the paqr7b gene encoding membrane progestin receptor alpha-B: MATVVMEQIGRLFINAQQLRQIPQLLESAFPTLPCTVKVSDVPWVFQERHILTGYRQPDQSWRYYFLTLFQRHNETLNVWTHLLAAFIILVKCQEISQTVDFLRDPHAQPLFIVLLAAFTYLSFSALAHLLSAKSELSYYTFYFLDYVGVSVYQYGSALAHYYYAIEKEWHSRVRGLFLPAAAFLAWLTCFGCCYGKYARPEMPKLAHKLFQVVPSALAYCLDISPVVHRIYSCYQEGCSDPVVAYHLYHVLFFLVGAYFFCCPHPESWFPGRCDFIGQGHQLFHVFVVVCTLMQIEALRTDFTERRPFYERLHGDLAHDAVALFIFTACCSALTAFCVRQRVRASLHEKEE, from the coding sequence ATGGCGACGGTGGTGATGGAGCAGATCGGTCGCCTGTTCATCAACGCCCAGCAGCTGCGTCAGATCCCTCAGCTCCTGGAGTCGGCCTTCCCCACGCTGCCTTGCACTGTCAAGGTGTCCGATGTCCCCTGGGTGTTCCAGGAGCGCCACATCCTCACCGGCTACAGGCAGCCGGACCAAAGCTGGCGCTACTACTTCCTCACCCTCTTCCAAAGGCACAACGAGACCCTCAACGTGTGGACCCATCTGCTGGCCGCCTTCATCATCTTGGTCAAGTGTCAGGAGATCTCGCAGACTGTCGACTTTTTGCGAGACCCTCATGCTCAGCCCCTCTTCATCGTCCTCCTGGCAGCCTTCACCTACCTCTCCTTCAGCGCCCTCGCTCATCTGCTCTCTGCCAAGTCCGAGCTCTCCTACTACACCTTCTACTTCCTCGACTACGTGGGGGTCTCCGTCTACCAGTATGGCAGCGCCCTGGCGCACTACTACTACGCCATAGAGAAAGAGTGGCACTCTAGAGTGCGAGGGCTCTTTTTGCCTGCCGCAGCATTCTTGGCCTGGCTTACATGCTTCGGCTGCTGCTACGGCAAATATGCGCGGCCCGAGATGCCCAAGTTAGCCCACAAGCTCTTCCAAGTGGTGCCCTCAGCCTTGGCTTACTGTTTAGACATAAGCCCTGTGGTTCACCGCATCTACAGCTGCTACCAGGAGGGCTGCTCCGACCCGGTCGTGGCGTACCATTTGTACCACGTGCTCTTTTTCTTAGTCGGCGCCTATTTCTTCTGCTGCCCTCACCCAGAGAGTTGGTTCCCTGGGAGGTGTGACTTCATCGGGCAGGGCCACCAGCTCTTTCACGTGTTCGTGGTGGTGTGCACCCTGATGCAGATCGAAGCGCTGCGAACAGACTTCACGGAGCGCCGTCCCTTCTACGAGCGCCTCCACGGCGACCTCGCACACGACGCCGTTGcactcttcatcttcactgcCTGCTGCAGCGCCCTCACAGCCTTTTGTGTGCGCCAGCGTGTACGTGCCTCTCTACACGAGAAGGAGGAGTAA